The Archocentrus centrarchus isolate MPI-CPG fArcCen1 chromosome 7, fArcCen1, whole genome shotgun sequence genome window below encodes:
- the LOC115782937 gene encoding differentially expressed in FDCP 6 homolog, which yields MDLRSELLKSIWYGFTALDLEKSGKVSKSQLKVLSHNLCTVLCIPHDPVALEEHFRDDDDGPVSSQGYMPYLNKYILDKVVEGSFIKENVDELCWTLTAKKNYQTDKNSSTVLPERDAFRLWCLFNFLSEDKYPLVMVPDEVEYLLKKICMAMSIEFNCVELEDFFSQESVQQSGITVWMFLEMMNSGKVTRGIDGSIISMAIEEVYREIVGDVLKEGYLWKKGQLRRNWKERWFTLKPSNLSYYTGEDRKECQGNIALDENCCVEVLPDRDGKRCMFCLKTLSKTYEMSASDTKQRQEWTTAIQTAIRLHVEGKKSLHKDLKFKRREQRELREKRRQAKEEELQRLRALQEERERKLAELELLKEAQKQAQALLEQDEQRRRQQHEQLQRALEIQLREAEEARVSMQAEMALKEEEAERQRKRIQELEEMQKRLEEALQQEIKARLDEEAFRYAQAGLLAEEEEKMKALMTLQEEQEEYILKTQREKQELKQEMEAKSRALDEAQRQLEEVRATRHRVDQDVVAAQRKLRQASTNVKHWNVQMNRLMRPIGPGEKRPSLGSSFSTFQIPAQRDPGLRLRRRSGSGDREESKENVDNRAGCDLDKRHSHASNGDMDIP from the exons ATGGACTTGCGGTCTGAGCTGCTCAAATCCATCTGGTATGGTTTCACAGCCTTGGATCTGGAGAAGAGTGGGAAGGTGTCCAAGTCTCAGCTGAAG GTATTGTCTCACAACCTGTGCACAGTCTTGTGTATCCCACATGACCCGGTGGCTTTGGAGGAGCACTTCAGGGATGACGACGATGGCCCAGTTTCCAGTCAGGGTTATATGCCTTACCTCAACAAATACATCCTGGATaag GTTGTGGAAGGTTCTTTTATTAAGGAAAACGTAGATGAGCTCTGCTGGACTCTTACGGCAAAGAAGAACTACCAGAcggacaaaaacagcagcaccgtTTTACCAGAGAGGGATGCTTTTCGGCTCTGGTGCCTTTTTAATTTCCTCTCTGAGGACAAGTACCCTTTGGTTATGGTCCCTGATGAG GTGGAGTACCTCCTCAAGAAAATATGCATGGCTATGAGTATTGAGTTCAACTGTGTCGAATTAGAGGACTTCTTCTCTCAAgaatcagtgcagcagagtgGAATTACTGTTTGGATGTTTCTAGAGATGATGAACTCTGGAAAGGTAACCAGAGGAATTGATGGGAGCATCATCAGCATGGCTATAGAGGAAGTGTACAGGGAGATAGTTGGTGATGTCCTCAAAGAG GGTTATCTATGGAAAAAAGGCCAGCTGAGGAGAAACTGGAAAGAACGGTGGTTCACCTTAAAGCCAAGCAACCTGTCCTACTACACCGGAGAGGACCGCAAGGAGTGCCAAGGCAACATAGCCCTGGATGAGAACTGCTGTGTGGAG GTGCTGCCAGACCGAGACGGGAAGAGATGCATGTTTTGTCTTAAAACCCTCTCCAAGACATATGAAATGAGTGCCTCAGACACCAAACAGAGACAGGAGTGGACTACAG CCATTCAAACGGCTATCAGGCTGCATGTGGAGGGGAAGAAATCCCTTCACAAAGATCTGAAGTTTAAGCGACGTGAACAGCGTGAGCTTCGGGAAAAAAGGCGACAGGCTAAGGAAGAGGAGCTGCAGAGGCTGCGGGCCTTGCAGGAGGAAAGGGAGCGCAAGCTGGCGGAGCTGGAGCTCCTGAAGGAGGcgcagaagcaggctcaggcCCTCCTGGAGCAGGATGAGCAGAGGAGGCGCCAGCAGCATGAACAGCTCCAACGTGCCCTGGAGATTCAGCTTCGTGAAGCTGAGGAG GCCCGGGTCAGTATGCAGGCAGAGATGGCTCTGAAagaggaggaagcagagaggcagaggaagaggatccaggagctggaggagatgcAGAAGCGTCTGGAGGAGGCGCTGCAGCAAGAGATTAAAGCCAGGCTGGATGAAGAGGCCTTCCGCTACGCTCAAGCAGG GTTGttggctgaggaggaggagaaaatgaaGGCCCTGATGACCCTTCAGGAGGAACAAGAGGAGTACATCTTGAAGACACAGAGGGAGAAGCAGGAGCtgaaacaggaaatggaggCCAAATCCCGGGCCCTGGACGAGGCGCAGAGACAGCTGGAGGAAGTTCGAGCCACCCGGCACAGAGTTGACCAGGATGTCGTG GCTGCCCAGAGGAAACTTCGCCAGGCGAGCACCAATGTCAAACACTGGAATGTCCAGATGAACAGACTGATGCGACCGATCGGGCCAGGCG AAAAGAGACCATCGCTGGGAAGCTCTTTCTCGACCTTCCAGATCCCGGCGCAGCGAGACCCTGGGCTGCGCCTCAGAAGGAGATCGGGATCGGGGGATCGAGAGGAGAGCAAAGAAAACGTTGACAACAGAGCTGGGTGTGATTTAGACAAACGTCACTCCCATGCATCTAATGGCGACATGGACATCCCCTAA
- the ppardb gene encoding peroxisome proliferator-activated receptor delta b, translating into MEGFQQPAAEKHDGLNGYCEPKGPQDAADVRWTPPQGESVGSDSCGGTSVSEVTDLQELKGRESEDEEHKEEEEEEEVVPASKYPKRDQKKRRKEGEDQENSYNEQNSSASSSYTDLSHTSSPSLSEQLRLGREDSTASGISVECKVCGDKASGFHYGVHACEGCKGFFRRTVRMKLEYERCERSCKIQKKNRNKCQYCRFQKCLSLGMSHDAIRYGRMPEAERKKLVAGLLAEELNLSKPGGSDLKTLAKQVNTAYLKNLSMTKKRARSILSGKTSSTSPFVIYDVDTLWKAESGLVWSQLVPGAPLTKEIGVHVFYRCQCTTVETVRELTEFAKCIPGFVDLFLNDQVTLLKYGVHEAIFAMLPSLMNKDGLLVANGKGFVTREFLRSLRKPFSEIMEPKFEFAVKFNALELDDSDLALFVAAIILCGDRPGLMNVKQVEQSQDNILQALDLHLQANHSDSVYLFPKLLQKMADLRQLVTENAQLVQKIKKTESETSLHPLLQEIYKDMY; encoded by the exons ATGGAAGGGTTTCAACAACCTGCCGCAGAGAAACATGACGGGTTGAACGGCTACTGCGAGCCAAAGGGCCCCCAGGACGCGGCTGATGTCAGGTGGACGCCACCACAGGGAGAGTCTGTAGGCTCGGACAGTTGTGGTGGGACAAGTGTCTCTGAGGTGACAGATCTGCAAGAGTTAAAGGGCAGGGAAAGTGAAGATGAGGAGcacaaggaggaggaggaggaggaagaggtagTGCCTGCTTCTAAATACCCGAAAAGGGACCAGAAGAAGAGACGGAAAGAAGGCGAGGATCAGGAGAACAGTTACAACGAGCAAAACAGCAGCGCATCATCCAGCTACACGG ACCTGTCCCATACTTCATCACCTTCGCTCTCAGAACAGCTGCGTTTGGGTCGAGAGGACAGCACAGCCTCTGGAATCAGTGTGGAGTGTAAGGTCTGTGGGGACAAGGCCTCTGGCTTCCACTACGGCGTACATGCCTGTGAAGGATGCaag GGCTTTTTCCGGCGGACTGTGCGGATGAAACTGGAATATGAGCGCTGTGAGCGTTCCTGCAAGATTCAGAAGAAGAATCGTAACAAGTGCCAATATTGTCGCTTCCAGAAGTGCCTGTCTTTGGGAATGTCCCACGATG CAATCCGATATGGACGAATGCCTGAGGCGGAGAGGAAGAAACTAGTGGCAGGCCTACttgcagaggagctgaacctCAGCAAACCAGGTGGCTCAGACCTGAAGACTTTGGCCAAACAAGTTAATACAGCCTACCTGAAGAACCTCAGTATGACCAAGAAGAGGGCCCGCAGCATCTTGTCAGGCAAAACCAGCAGCACGTCA ccTTTTGTGATCTACGATGTGGACACCCTCTGGAAAGCAGAGAGTGGTTTGGTGTGGAGCCAGTTAGTTCCAGGTGCGCCTCTGACCAAGGAGATTGGGGTTCATGTGTTCTACCGCTGTCAGTGCACCACGGTGGAGACTGTGCGAGAGCTCACTGAGTTTGCCAAGTGCATTCCAGGGTTTGTGGACCTCTTCCTTAATGACCAG GTGACTTTGTTAAAGTATGGTGTGCACGAGGCTATTTTTGCCATGTTGCCATCGCTCATGAATAAAGATGGACTGTTGGTGGCCAATGGCAAAGGCTTTGTGACACGGGAGTTTCTGCGCAGCTTACGGAAGCCCTTCAGTGAGATCATGGAGCCAAAATTTGAGTTTGCTGTTAAGTTCAATGCTCTGGAGCTGGATGACAGTGACCTGGCCTTGTTTGTTGCTGCCATTATTCTCTGTGGAG ATCGTCCCGGGTTAATGAACGTGAAGCAGGTGGAGCAGAGTCAGGACAACAtccttcaggccctggacctccACCTCCAAGCAAATCACTCTGACTCTGTCTACCTCTTCCCCAAACTGCTTCAGAAGATGGCTGACCTCCGTCAGCTGGTTACGGAGAACGCTCAGCTTGTCCAAAAGATCAAAAAGACTGAGTCGGAGACCTCGCTTCACCCTCTACTACAGGAGATCTACAAAGACATGTATTAG
- the troap gene encoding uncharacterized protein troap — MESFPVLHQQSQNKIHCLRMKNEQKAKKLVDPKPSKPVSASHLSNKDIENKDPGSSAISKKAPVRPGVSRLPVLAKSLHLQTPSDFSQTHCRWEEKPLAGKAKKKKPCTRPVPFNLSQPKSTRMAAENQPLAAPQLRTHAKSPKYPAALNSNTDSARAVGKSLGNTTDNTSHLSGPTGPSSTFKTPTLTTQPTMQCSSSKAEKGENFQPDHAALLSILRNEGVGVTGLASATSQSKPYNYLPQRVSVMKSRKKAGPPAGSVKAVPFSPDRAALQSILQNEGVKAGGPVGATPRSSVCPPSRGTSIYTAQRVPVRKNHLAATPGPGSALKETPLNKWTPQRVRNPRHQPMSAMKWHHSSQQSPYGAPGFKSCKSSLQLRQEEVVQRLFEEDEQGTNVTEQDPETQAQRPVQASANKPPCGKEVEKSRTNDDDDDDDEKLVGGQMFLQAQPRESVIFFSTGKKLFRAPRVEKLEDSGLHNQCAPLSSEERKVLPVRGEVPAVPEPSCKINPSVQRPHRDLIGQKSCSVSSAVIMLRKRFPPLVELRLDEEVATYTSASVQAPLPPRPSCGNPLASILHFKESTRFVPIGFERSSGPPSPLQDS; from the exons ATGGAGTCCTTTCCAGTTCTTCATCAACAGAGTCAGAATAAAATCCACTGTCTAAG aatgaagaatgaacaaaaagcaaaaaagctagTGGATCCAAAGCCTTCCAAACCTGTGTCTGCATCTCACCTTTCCAACAAAGATATTGAGAACAAAGATCCAGGGAGCTCAGCAATCAGTAAGAAGGCACCTGTGCGACCAGGTGTAAGCAGGCTTCCCGTACTTGCAAAGTCTCTCCATCTTCAGACTCCCTCGGACTTCAGTCAGACCCACTGCAGGTGGGAGGAGAAACCTCTAGCT ggAAAAGCTAAGAAGAAAAAGCCATGCACTCGGCCTGTACCTTTCAATCTGTCTCAACCGAAAAGCACAAGAATGGCTGCTGAAAATCAACCTCTGGCTGCACCACAACTTAGGACTCATGCAAAATCACCTAAATATCCAGCTGCATTAAACAGCAACACAGACTCAGCCAGAGCTGTAGGAAAGTCTCTTGGAAACACAACAGATAATACTTCCCACCTGTCAGGACCAACTGGGCCTTCCAGCACATTTAAGACTCCAACTTT GACCACGCAACCGACCATGCAGTGCAGTTCTTCAAAAGCTG AAAAGGGGGAGAACTTCCAGCCTGACCACGCGGCTTTGCTCAGCATCCTCCGGAATGAGGGAGTGGGCGTCACAGGTCTGGCGTCTGCAACTTCACAGTCCAAACCATACAACTATTTG CCCCAGCGAGTGTCCGTCATGAAGAGTCGGAAGAaagctggaccccctgcag GATCAGTGAAGGCTGTGCCGTTCTCTCCAGACCGCGCTGCGCTGCAAAGTATTCTCCAGAATGAGGGCGTGAAAGCTGGAGGGCCCGTCGGTGCAACACCCCGGAGTTCAGTCTGTCCACCAAGCAGAGGAACTTCAATCTACACC gCTCAGAGAGTGCCTGTTAGAAAAAATCATCTAGCGGCAACTCCTGGGCCAGGAT CAGCACTCAAAGAGACACCTCTGAACAAATGGACACCACAGAGAGTCCGCAACCCCAGGCACCAGCCCATGTCTGCTATG AAATGGCACCACtcatcacaacagtcgccttaCGGCGCTCCCGGATTCAAAAGCTGCAAAAGCAGTCTTCAGCTGCGCCAGGAG GAGGTTGTCCAGAGATTGTTTGAAGAGGACGAGCAGGGCACAAATGTGACAGAACAAGATCCTGAGACACAAGCGCAGCGACCAGTTCAAGCCTCAGCT AATAAACCCCCCTGTGGCAAAGAGGTGGAGAAGAGCAGGActaacgatgatgatgatgatgatgatgagaagtTAGTGGGAGGACAGATGTTCTTACAAGCCCAGCCCAGAGAGTCTGTTATCTTTTTCTCAACGGGCAAAAAATTGTTCAGAGCCCCACGTGTAGAGAAGCTGGAGGACTCTGGTCTTCACAATCAGTGTGCTCCACTTTCATCCGAAGAGAGGAAGGTGCTGCCAGTGCGCGGCGAAGTGCCAGCTGTGCCAGAACCGAGCTGTAAGATTAACCCCTCTGTTCAGCGCCCGCACAGAG ATCTCATTGGTCAGAAGTCTTGCTCTGTGAGTTCTGCAGTGATTATGTTGCGCAAGCGTTTCCCTCCCCTGGTGGAGCTGCGCTTGGATGAGGAAGTGGCCACCTACACCTCAGCGTCTGTCCAGGCTCCGCTCCCCCCTCGGCCTTCCTGTGGAAACCCTCTGGCCTCCATCTTGCACTTCAAAGAGTCCACT agattTGTTCCGATTGGCTTTGAGCGCTCGTCCGGTCCTCCTTCTCCACTGCAGGACAGCTGA